The Hymenobacter sp. DG25A nucleotide sequence GTGGTGTTGTCTCTGCTGCTGTTGCTGCTGATTAATGGCGTGTTGCGCCTGTCGGCCGTGCGGGCCACCTGGCAGCAATATCAGCAGGCCCAAACCCGGGAGCAGCGCCGGGTACTGTCCCTGACGGCCGTGGGCGGGCTTTTGCTCGTGGGCAACTGGCTGCTGTTTATCTATGTCATCAACCACGTCAGCGTGCAGGCCGGGTCGTTTGCGTACCTGATCTGCCCTATTCTGACGGCTCTGTTAGGCTTTTTTCTGCTGCACGAGCCGCTGCATCTCAAACAGTGGCTGGCCATTGGGCTGAGCGCTATCAGCTGCGTCATGCTGGGAGCAGGTGATGCGTATACCGTAGCGCTGAGTTGCTTGGTGGCCTTTTCCTATGCCTTCTACCTGATTACCCAGCGGCTGTTGCGCGACTACGATAAGCTGATTCTGCTAACCCTGCAACTCAGTCTGGCGGCGGTAATACTAATTCCCCTGACCGGGCCACTGGATGCTCACCCGCTGGCTGGCTTCCAGGACGCCCACCTGCTGCTGTATGCCGGCATTCTGAGCGTGGGCTTTACCGTGTTGCCGCTGTTTCTGAACCTGTACGCCCTGAACGTGCTGCCCTCCGGCACCGTGGGCATCCTGATGTACATCAACCCGCTGGTGAGCTTTGTACTGGCTTTTGTGTACTACCACGAGGCCTCCGGCACCACGCAGGCTATTGCCTACGCCGTTATTCTGGCTTCGGTAGTGCTCTATAACCTGCCGGACCGCCGTAAGGCGCCGCAGCCCGCGCTGCAGGAGCGCTAGAAGCCGGCCCCAATGCGCACCCCGGTGCTCAGCTTTTGCCCGGAGCGGAGCGCCGTGTAGGCATCTATGCGCAGTACTTTGAAAATATGCTCAATACCAACGCCCAGCTCTACATACTGGCCTACGGTGGGCGTGCTCAGGTAATTCAGCGAGGCCACTTCCTGCCATTTCAGCTTTCGCAATAGCGGCACCTTGTTCAGCAGAAACCCATTGAAGTGGTGATTTACGTGGGCTTCCAGGTAGCGGCTGCGGGTGCTGAACTGGTAGTAATCCAGTAGCTGAAACTGCTCGAAGTTGGCCGCGAAGCCCGTGAGGTTGCCAGAGAAATGACGGTAGTCCATAAACGACAGCTGCGGGTGACCCAGAAAGGCGCCGGCTGTTACGTTCAGGTGGGTTTCGCCTACCAGACCCAGCGAGGCTTCTTTGCGC carries:
- a CDS encoding EamA family transporter: MKFSRYHLAAFMAFLIWGFFPLPLRMLSSYASGQILFFRVVLSLLLLLLINGVLRLSAVRATWQQYQQAQTREQRRVLSLTAVGGLLLVGNWLLFIYVINHVSVQAGSFAYLICPILTALLGFFLLHEPLHLKQWLAIGLSAISCVMLGAGDAYTVALSCLVAFSYAFYLITQRLLRDYDKLILLTLQLSLAAVILIPLTGPLDAHPLAGFQDAHLLLYAGILSVGFTVLPLFLNLYALNVLPSGTVGILMYINPLVSFVLAFVYYHEASGTTQAIAYAVILASVVLYNLPDRRKAPQPALQER